The following are from one region of the Lonchura striata isolate bLonStr1 chromosome 26, bLonStr1.mat, whole genome shotgun sequence genome:
- the FABP3 gene encoding fatty acid-binding protein, heart encodes MRTLFKAAAGPEQLQAVPRSQPAGAPRVCGPPRPLAMVDAFVGTWKLVDTNNFDEYMKALGVGFATRQVAGFTKPTTIIELDGDKVTVKTQSTFKNTEITFKLGEEFDETTADDRHVKSLVTLDGGKLIHVQKWEGKETSLVRELKDGKLVLTLTMGNVVSTRTYEKAT; translated from the exons ATGAGGACATTATTTAaggcggccgcggggccggagCAGCTGCAGGCGGTGCCACGCTCGCAGCCGGCCGGAGCCCCGCGCGTCTGCggccccccgcgccccctcGCCATGGTCGACGCCTTCGTGGGCACCTGGAAGCTGGTGGACACCAACAATTTCGATGAGTACATGAAAGCGCTGG GCGTGGGCTTCGCCACGCGGCAGGTGGCCGGCTTCACCAAGCCCACCACCATCATCGAGCTGGACGGCGACAAGGTCACCGTGAAGACCCAGAGCACCTTCAAGAACACCGAGATCACCTTCAAGCTGGGCGAGGAGTTCGACGAGACCACGGCGGACGACAGGCACGTCAAG TCCTTGGTCACACTGGATGGAGGCAAACTCATCCACGTGCAGAagtgggaggggaaggagaCGTCGCTGGTCCGAGAGCTGAAGGATGGGAAATTGGTTCTG ACTCTCACCATGGGCAACGTGGTCTCCACCCGCACCTACGAGAAGGCGACATAG
- the LOC116184426 gene encoding cAMP-dependent protein kinase inhibitor beta-like, with amino-acid sequence MTEVEPVLDFASSSRTGRRNALPDILGSPAGVSPADLPLKLAEMSLSAGSAQDMQSPSAEVPSPQPPSPELKDTS; translated from the exons ATGACCGAGGTGGAACCCGTGCTGGACTTCGCATCCTCCAGCAGGACGGGCCGGCGCAATGCCCTGCCCGACATCCTGGGCTCGCCTGCCGGCGTCAGCCCCGCCGACCTGCCCCTCAAACTGGCCGAGATGTCCCTGAGCGCAG GCAGTGCCCAGGACATGCAGTCGCCCTCAGCGGAGGTGCCCTCCCCGCAGCCGCCCAGCCCCGAGCTGAAGGACACGTCCTAA